Proteins from one Salinispora arenicola genomic window:
- a CDS encoding RNA polymerase-binding protein RbpA, whose translation MGERMLRGSRLGAVSYESDRNTELAPRQTREYLCAKGHQFEVPFAVDAEVPTTWECKFDGSVARLVDGNEPEQKKAKPPRTHWDMLLERRSIAELEDILAERLKEVRTRRGRA comes from the coding sequence ATGGGCGAGCGCATGCTGCGCGGAAGCCGACTGGGGGCGGTCAGCTACGAATCCGACCGTAACACCGAGCTCGCGCCGCGTCAGACCCGCGAATACCTGTGCGCCAAGGGCCACCAGTTCGAGGTGCCGTTCGCCGTTGACGCCGAGGTCCCGACGACCTGGGAGTGCAAGTTCGACGGCAGCGTCGCCCGGCTGGTCGACGGCAACGAGCCTGAGCAGAAGAAGGCCAAGCCGCCGCGTACCCACTGGGACATGCTGTTGGAGCGGCGATCGATCGCCGAACTGGAGGACATCCTCGCCGAACGGCTCAAGGAGGTCCGTACCCGCCGCGGCCGCGCCTGA
- a CDS encoding iron chelate uptake ABC transporter family permease subunit translates to MPTDTLSRAIPGKASHIRRHRVRLQILALTGVAVLLVTAYLFTDVTGSWEYVVQLRTRKLAAMLLVAVAVATATVLFQTVTENRILTPAIMGLDALYLLIQTMVVYLFGASALAVTDPVLQWTVEIVVMVLFATALFRWIFTGVGRSIHLLVLVGVLFGVFFRSVTHLLQRMIDPAEFAVLQDAFFASFSVEERLLGLSAVTITLAAAALLLIGRQLDVLVLGRAHAIGLGVHHRQLVAIVFALVSVLVAVSTALVGPITFLGLIVANLAYHLIGSHRHRHTIPAAILLAVIFLVGGHLLLERVFDLGTVLAVVIDFVGGIFFIILVTRKGTR, encoded by the coding sequence GCGGTCCTCCTCGTGACCGCGTACCTGTTCACTGACGTGACCGGCTCCTGGGAGTACGTCGTGCAGCTCCGTACGCGCAAACTCGCGGCGATGCTGCTCGTGGCGGTAGCCGTAGCCACGGCGACGGTCCTGTTCCAGACCGTTACGGAGAACCGCATCCTCACTCCGGCGATCATGGGTCTGGACGCACTCTATCTGCTGATTCAGACGATGGTGGTCTACCTCTTCGGGGCGAGCGCGCTGGCCGTCACTGACCCGGTGCTGCAATGGACGGTCGAGATCGTCGTGATGGTCCTGTTCGCCACCGCACTGTTTCGCTGGATCTTCACCGGGGTGGGACGCAGCATTCACCTGCTGGTCCTGGTGGGTGTCCTCTTCGGTGTGTTCTTTCGCAGCGTGACCCATCTGCTGCAACGGATGATCGACCCGGCGGAGTTCGCGGTGTTGCAGGACGCGTTCTTCGCAAGCTTCAGCGTGGAGGAACGTCTCCTCGGTCTCTCCGCCGTGACGATCACGCTCGCCGCCGCCGCTCTCTTGCTGATCGGCCGGCAGCTTGACGTCCTCGTTCTCGGCCGAGCCCACGCGATCGGGCTCGGCGTGCACCACCGGCAGCTCGTCGCGATCGTCTTTGCCCTGGTGTCGGTCCTGGTGGCGGTCTCCACCGCGCTCGTCGGGCCGATCACGTTCCTCGGGCTCATCGTCGCCAACCTCGCCTATCACCTCATCGGCAGTCACCGGCACCGGCACACGATCCCCGCAGCCATCCTGCTCGCGGTGATCTTCCTGGTCGGCGGCCACCTGCTGCTCGAACGGGTATTCGACCTCGGCACCGTGCTCGCGGTCGTGATCGATTTCGTCGGCGGAATCTTCTTCATCATCCTTGTCACCAGGAAGGGCACGCGGTGA
- a CDS encoding SDR family NAD(P)-dependent oxidoreductase: MSSRLDGRTALVTGSTSGIGRATAIALAERGAHVIVSGRDTVRGQRTVQDLRSGGARADFVPADLVSHRGARSLAEQALGVSGRVDILVNNAGVFTFGPTTSRTEADVNHIYNLNVKAPFFLVQSLVPQMVERGSGAVVNILTGAAHRGSPAAGLYGSSKAALLLLTKGWAAEFGPSGIRVNAVSPGMIRTEGTDGGAGLEEIAATIPARRLGDPHEVAPAVAFLASDEAAYVHGAILPVDGGAVAA; encoded by the coding sequence ATGTCTTCCCGCCTCGACGGGCGTACCGCCCTCGTGACCGGCTCCACCAGCGGCATCGGCCGCGCCACCGCGATCGCACTGGCCGAGCGGGGCGCGCATGTCATCGTCTCCGGCCGCGACACAGTTCGGGGCCAGCGCACCGTGCAGGACCTGCGGTCAGGTGGGGCGAGGGCTGACTTCGTCCCGGCCGACCTCGTCAGCCACCGCGGCGCCCGGTCGCTGGCCGAGCAGGCCCTTGGGGTGAGCGGACGTGTCGACATCCTGGTCAACAACGCCGGCGTGTTCACCTTCGGGCCGACCACCAGCCGCACCGAGGCGGACGTCAACCACATCTACAACCTCAACGTGAAGGCCCCGTTCTTCCTGGTGCAGTCCCTCGTACCGCAGATGGTCGAGCGCGGATCGGGGGCGGTGGTCAACATCCTCACCGGTGCCGCACACCGGGGCTCTCCTGCCGCTGGGTTGTATGGCTCCAGCAAGGCCGCGCTCCTGCTACTGACCAAAGGTTGGGCGGCGGAGTTCGGCCCTTCGGGCATACGGGTCAACGCGGTTAGCCCCGGCATGATCCGAACCGAGGGCACCGATGGCGGCGCCGGGTTGGAGGAGATCGCTGCCACGATCCCCGCCCGGCGGCTCGGCGATCCACACGAAGTCGCTCCGGCGGTGGCCTTCCTCGCCTCCGATGAGGCTGCCTACGTCCACGGTGCGATCCTGCCGGTTGACGGCGGAGCCGTCGCCGCATGA
- a CDS encoding polyprenol monophosphomannose synthase — protein MRDETGHPGVGRVLVVIPTYNEADNLTWIVSRVRQAVPSVDILVADDNSPDGTGAVAEELAGQDRRVHVLHREGKQGLGAAYLAGFGWARRRGYDAVVEMDADGSHAPEDLPAMLTAARDADVVIGSRWTSGARVLNWPLRRLLLSRCGNLYARLALGMPVSDATGGYRVYRLSALDALDLESVCSQGYSFQVELSRLAHRAGVRIVEVPITFAERERGRSKMSPLIVAEALWRITGWAVADRRLALRRGIHSTPTGQVRWP, from the coding sequence GTGCGTGACGAGACCGGTCATCCGGGGGTGGGTCGGGTGCTGGTGGTGATTCCGACCTACAACGAGGCCGACAACCTGACGTGGATCGTGTCCCGGGTGCGGCAGGCGGTGCCGTCGGTGGACATTCTGGTCGCCGACGACAACAGCCCGGATGGCACCGGCGCGGTCGCCGAGGAACTCGCCGGGCAGGACCGGCGGGTGCACGTGCTGCACCGGGAGGGCAAGCAGGGACTCGGGGCCGCGTACCTGGCCGGGTTCGGGTGGGCCCGGCGGCGCGGCTACGACGCGGTGGTGGAGATGGACGCCGACGGTTCGCACGCCCCGGAGGATCTGCCGGCGATGCTGACCGCGGCCCGGGACGCGGACGTGGTGATCGGTTCCCGGTGGACCAGCGGGGCGCGGGTACTCAACTGGCCGCTGCGGCGGCTGCTGTTGTCGCGCTGCGGCAACCTGTACGCGCGGCTGGCCCTGGGCATGCCGGTGTCCGACGCCACCGGCGGCTACCGGGTGTACCGGCTCAGCGCCCTGGACGCGTTGGACCTGGAGTCGGTGTGCTCCCAGGGGTACTCGTTCCAGGTGGAGCTGTCCCGGCTGGCGCACCGGGCCGGCGTACGAATCGTGGAGGTGCCGATCACGTTCGCGGAGCGCGAACGGGGACGCAGCAAGATGAGCCCGCTGATCGTCGCGGAGGCGTTGTGGCGGATCACCGGGTGGGCGGTCGCCGACCGGCGGCTGGCCCTCCGGCGGGGTATCCACAGCACGCCCACGGGGCAGGTCCGCTGGCCGTAG
- a CDS encoding ABC transporter ATP-binding protein, with amino-acid sequence MIVLQSVTKRYADTAVVDDVSIELGHLGITSVIGANGAGKSTLLSMIGRLLPVDSGTITVDGLDVTTTRGALLARRLAVLRQDNHLTARLTVRDLVAFGRFPHGRGRLGPSDREAIDRAIDYLDLDPVGDRFLDELSGGQRQRAFLAMTLAQDTEYLLLDEPLNSLDLRHCVQTMRLLRRAADDLGKRVVLVLHDINFAAAYSDRIVAMRAGRIHAAGKPTEVITTSVLGQVYGLDIAVEEFGGHPMAVYHL; translated from the coding sequence GTGATAGTCCTCCAGTCGGTCACCAAGCGGTACGCGGACACCGCCGTTGTCGACGACGTGAGCATCGAGCTCGGACATCTGGGGATCACGTCCGTGATCGGCGCCAACGGTGCGGGCAAATCCACCTTGCTGTCGATGATCGGACGGCTACTGCCAGTCGACAGCGGCACAATCACCGTCGACGGCCTGGACGTGACCACCACCCGAGGCGCGCTGCTGGCCCGCCGGTTGGCGGTGCTGCGGCAGGACAACCACCTCACCGCCCGACTCACCGTACGGGATCTGGTTGCCTTCGGCCGCTTTCCGCACGGTCGGGGCCGGCTCGGCCCCAGCGATCGGGAAGCCATCGACCGGGCCATCGACTATCTCGATCTTGATCCCGTGGGTGACCGGTTCCTCGACGAGCTCTCCGGCGGACAACGGCAGCGTGCCTTCCTCGCGATGACGCTGGCGCAGGACACCGAATACCTCCTGCTCGACGAGCCACTCAACAGCCTTGACCTCCGGCACTGTGTGCAGACCATGCGACTGCTGCGACGGGCCGCCGACGATCTCGGCAAACGCGTCGTACTGGTCCTGCACGACATCAATTTCGCCGCCGCGTACTCCGACCGGATCGTCGCGATGCGCGCCGGGCGCATCCACGCCGCCGGGAAGCCGACCGAGGTCATCACGACCTCGGTGTTAGGGCAGGTGTACGGACTCGACATCGCCGTTGAGGAGTTCGGAGGACATCCCATGGCGGTCTACCACCTGTGA
- a CDS encoding helix-turn-helix domain-containing protein has translation MAIDVESRLQSVAPRLRALRRDSGARLIDVSAATGIPVSTLSRLESGQRRPNLRQLLALAITYRVTTDEIIGTPPSAEPHVNPRPVTRDGKTLIPLTRRAGGIQAYKMIVPGLERTVAPHANSHEGYEWLYVLNGRLRLVLAEQDLILTPGEAAEFDTRLPHWIGAADTAPVEVLALLGLQGERARVRARSRRVAGHPARLD, from the coding sequence ATGGCTATCGACGTCGAATCACGACTTCAGTCCGTGGCGCCACGCCTGCGGGCACTGCGCCGCGACAGCGGCGCCAGGTTGATCGACGTGTCCGCGGCGACCGGAATCCCGGTCAGTACCCTGTCCCGACTCGAATCCGGGCAACGGCGACCAAACCTCAGGCAGCTCCTCGCGCTGGCCATTACGTACCGGGTGACCACCGACGAGATCATCGGCACTCCACCGAGTGCAGAACCTCACGTCAACCCGCGTCCGGTGACTCGGGATGGTAAGACCCTGATTCCGCTGACCCGCCGCGCCGGTGGCATCCAGGCATACAAAATGATCGTGCCCGGCCTCGAGCGCACGGTGGCTCCCCACGCGAACAGCCACGAGGGGTACGAATGGCTGTATGTGCTCAACGGCCGGCTCCGACTGGTCCTAGCCGAACAGGACCTCATCCTCACCCCGGGCGAGGCAGCCGAGTTCGACACCCGGCTACCGCACTGGATCGGTGCTGCCGATACCGCGCCGGTCGAGGTGCTGGCCCTCCTGGGTCTACAGGGTGAACGCGCCCGTGTGCGGGCCCGTTCCCGTCGTGTGGCCGGGCACCCGGCCCGCCTGGACTGA
- a CDS encoding Lrp/AsnC family transcriptional regulator: MTRRTPRPPTGLPDGKSLLDDTNRRLLRVLREDPRASAAELARRVGMSAPAVRERLSRLEQAGVILGYRVDIDPATLGLPVAAWVRIQPGPGQLPKIADLAARTPEVSECHRISGEDCFLLKVHVPAIGALEAVLDRFLLHGQTTSSFIVSTPVTPRTPGQG; encoded by the coding sequence ATGACGCGTCGCACACCACGACCGCCTACTGGCCTTCCAGATGGTAAGTCGCTGCTCGACGACACCAATCGCCGCCTGCTCCGTGTCCTGCGCGAGGACCCACGGGCCAGCGCCGCCGAGTTGGCTCGGCGGGTCGGCATGTCCGCTCCCGCGGTGCGGGAGCGCCTCAGCCGGCTCGAGCAAGCCGGTGTCATCCTCGGCTACCGCGTGGACATCGACCCCGCCACTCTGGGCCTGCCCGTCGCCGCCTGGGTCCGGATCCAACCCGGGCCAGGACAGCTACCGAAGATCGCGGACCTGGCTGCTCGTACTCCCGAGGTCAGCGAGTGCCATCGGATCTCCGGCGAAGACTGCTTCCTGCTCAAGGTGCACGTACCTGCCATCGGTGCCCTGGAAGCCGTCCTCGACCGGTTTCTGCTTCACGGCCAGACCACCAGTTCCTTCATCGTGTCCACACCGGTGACGCCCCGCACGCCCGGTCAGGGCTAG
- a CDS encoding GNAT family N-acetyltransferase, producing the protein MPRVEIEIRPYTNDDWEAIARIHDAARRDELRGSAGVEAFLTLAQTAEREGLFDGHLWVAEAGGSVAGFVALDDDEVTWLYVDPQRYRQGIGRALLGHAVAAAGPRVEVTVLDGNPAAEALYASEGFTVTHTRTGPLVGNETFTATGHIMHLDKTDAPPDERRVATVDPV; encoded by the coding sequence ATGCCGCGGGTGGAGATCGAGATTCGGCCCTACACCAACGACGACTGGGAGGCGATCGCGCGCATTCACGACGCCGCGCGACGTGACGAGTTGCGCGGATCCGCCGGGGTCGAGGCTTTCCTGACCCTTGCGCAGACCGCCGAGCGAGAAGGGCTTTTCGACGGGCACCTGTGGGTGGCGGAGGCCGGTGGCAGCGTAGCCGGGTTCGTCGCACTCGACGACGACGAAGTAACCTGGCTGTACGTCGACCCGCAACGCTACCGGCAGGGAATCGGCAGGGCGCTGCTGGGCCACGCGGTCGCCGCCGCCGGCCCCCGGGTCGAGGTCACCGTGCTCGACGGCAACCCGGCCGCCGAGGCGCTCTACGCCAGCGAGGGGTTCACCGTCACGCACACCCGGACCGGCCCGCTGGTCGGCAACGAGACGTTCACCGCCACCGGCCACATCATGCACCTCGACAAGACCGACGCGCCACCGGACGAACGTCGGGTGGCGACCGTCGACCCGGTGTGA
- a CDS encoding TetR/AcrR family transcriptional regulator — MPKIVDHDARRAELAEAMWRVVYRDGVAAATVRSIAAEAGWSPSALRHYFATQTDLLIFAMEHATAKITERFAAESWTGPPLETVQRALEQLLPLDQQRRREAEVWLLLASRAQTDPSAQRRAREADDGIRQVVNLAVDALAAAGLLAHGADHGAEKARLHALLDGLTLHALANAELMPPGQVRALLADHLGSLARPRGTDATR, encoded by the coding sequence ATGCCGAAGATCGTCGACCACGACGCGCGCCGCGCCGAACTGGCCGAGGCGATGTGGCGCGTCGTCTACCGCGACGGCGTCGCCGCGGCCACCGTCCGCAGTATCGCCGCCGAGGCTGGCTGGTCGCCCAGCGCCCTACGGCACTACTTCGCCACTCAGACCGACCTGTTGATCTTCGCCATGGAACACGCGACGGCGAAGATAACCGAACGCTTCGCCGCCGAGAGTTGGACCGGGCCACCCCTCGAGACGGTTCAGCGAGCGCTGGAGCAACTCCTACCGCTCGATCAGCAGCGCCGTCGAGAAGCTGAGGTGTGGCTGCTGCTCGCCTCCCGCGCCCAGACCGATCCGTCGGCTCAACGGCGTGCCAGAGAAGCAGACGACGGCATCCGCCAGGTAGTCAACCTCGCCGTCGACGCACTTGCGGCAGCCGGGCTACTGGCCCACGGCGCCGACCACGGCGCCGAGAAGGCCCGACTACACGCCCTACTCGACGGGCTCACCCTCCACGCGTTGGCGAACGCGGAGCTCATGCCACCCGGCCAGGTCCGGGCACTTCTCGCCGACCATCTCGGCAGCCTCGCCCGTCCCCGCGGTACGGATGCGACGCGGTAG
- a CDS encoding NAD(P)-dependent alcohol dehydrogenase: protein MKAVMFDAYGPPDVLTHVDVPTPVPRADQVLIRVHATTVTSAEVGMRRGEPRWGRVIIGLRRPRRGVRVLGLEFAGDVTAVGPAVRRLRVGDRVFGFTSFGAGANAEYKCLSERASITTMPDNVAYAQAAAAVDGFTTAWHFLHDLAKVQPGQRVLVIGASGSIGTYAIQLAKYLGAVVHGVCSGRNAKLVESLGADRVFDYTVEDFTTSGERYSAIFDTVGRSSFARCRSVLAPRGCYLPTTGLMVNAMLTAGTALTTGPRVRTGMSVGKQAALDALRGLLSQDRLQVVIDRIYPMAEIVEAHRYVDEGHKVGNVVIDVVGDGRRNEP from the coding sequence ATGAAAGCGGTGATGTTCGACGCGTACGGCCCACCCGACGTGCTCACCCACGTGGACGTGCCGACTCCGGTGCCTCGGGCCGATCAGGTGCTGATCCGGGTGCACGCCACGACAGTGACCTCTGCTGAGGTGGGAATGCGCCGAGGAGAACCGCGCTGGGGGCGGGTCATCATCGGTCTTCGCCGCCCGCGCAGGGGCGTGCGGGTACTCGGGTTGGAGTTCGCTGGCGACGTCACGGCGGTCGGGCCGGCGGTGCGTCGGTTACGGGTCGGCGACCGGGTCTTCGGCTTCACCAGCTTCGGGGCTGGCGCGAACGCCGAGTACAAGTGCCTGTCGGAACGGGCCTCGATCACCACGATGCCGGACAACGTGGCCTATGCGCAGGCTGCCGCAGCCGTCGATGGCTTCACCACCGCCTGGCACTTCCTGCATGATCTTGCCAAAGTCCAACCCGGACAGCGAGTGTTGGTCATCGGTGCCTCCGGCAGCATCGGTACCTACGCCATCCAGCTAGCCAAGTACCTTGGCGCAGTCGTACACGGCGTGTGTAGCGGCCGGAACGCGAAGCTGGTCGAATCGCTCGGCGCTGATCGGGTCTTCGACTACACCGTTGAGGACTTCACCACCAGCGGCGAGCGCTACAGCGCGATCTTCGACACTGTGGGCCGCAGTTCGTTCGCCCGGTGTCGATCGGTGCTGGCGCCACGTGGTTGTTACCTGCCGACGACCGGTCTGATGGTGAACGCCATGCTCACCGCCGGCACCGCACTGACCACCGGCCCACGGGTGCGCACCGGCATGTCGGTGGGCAAACAGGCGGCCCTGGACGCCCTGCGGGGACTACTCAGCCAGGACCGCCTTCAGGTCGTGATCGACCGCATCTATCCGATGGCCGAGATCGTCGAGGCGCACCGGTACGTCGACGAGGGCCACAAGGTCGGCAACGTCGTGATCGACGTCGTGGGCGACGGTCGCCGGAACGAGCCCTGA
- a CDS encoding EamA family transporter, protein MPRSTAAHRHPHPHRRLHRHSGAGFRSSVATAVHRVPPHAYFVVSAVFHYLGPAFAVLLFVRVDALGVAWLRIAAAASIFALWRRPWRLWQRLDQHTRRLLVGWAAVLAAMNSVFYLALERLPLGTVAAIEFLPVIALAAFAARTRRNLLALVCAVAGVYLLTDVRLVAEPLGIAFAAANAVLFAAYIVLGHRVAHRRHLHGIDGLALSMLLAAVIALPIGIWDAAPAVVDVVALAAGVGIGVSSSVIPYVTDQLAMARLPRATYALLVCLLPATATVVGIIVLAQVPTAPEVVGVVLVVAGVAVHQAQS, encoded by the coding sequence ATGCCACGATCGACCGCTGCTCACCGACACCCACACCCTCACCGCCGACTACACAGGCACTCCGGCGCGGGCTTCCGATCGTCAGTGGCGACGGCCGTGCACCGGGTGCCACCACACGCGTACTTCGTCGTCAGCGCGGTGTTCCACTACCTCGGTCCGGCGTTCGCGGTACTGCTGTTCGTCCGCGTTGACGCGCTCGGCGTGGCGTGGCTGCGCATCGCCGCCGCCGCATCGATCTTCGCGCTGTGGCGGCGCCCCTGGCGGCTGTGGCAGCGCCTTGACCAGCACACCCGTCGGCTGCTGGTGGGGTGGGCCGCGGTGTTGGCGGCGATGAACAGCGTCTTCTATCTGGCTCTGGAACGGCTGCCGCTCGGCACGGTCGCCGCGATCGAGTTTCTGCCGGTCATCGCTCTGGCGGCATTCGCGGCCAGAACGCGTCGAAACCTGCTCGCCCTGGTCTGCGCGGTCGCCGGGGTCTACCTGCTCACCGACGTCCGCCTGGTCGCCGAACCGCTCGGCATCGCCTTCGCCGCCGCCAACGCGGTGCTGTTCGCCGCCTACATTGTGCTCGGGCACCGTGTTGCCCACCGTCGGCACCTGCACGGCATCGACGGCCTCGCGCTGTCCATGCTGCTGGCCGCTGTCATAGCCCTGCCGATCGGCATCTGGGACGCCGCGCCCGCCGTCGTCGACGTGGTCGCCCTGGCTGCTGGGGTGGGCATCGGTGTCTCGTCGTCGGTCATCCCGTACGTCACCGACCAACTCGCCATGGCCCGACTGCCCCGGGCCACCTACGCGCTGCTGGTCTGCCTGCTCCCGGCTACCGCGACTGTTGTCGGCATCATCGTGCTGGCCCAGGTCCCCACCGCCCCGGAGGTTGTCGGGGTCGTCCTCGTGGTCGCCGGGGTCGCCGTCCATCAGGCCCAGTCGTAG
- a CDS encoding class I SAM-dependent methyltransferase, giving the protein MKDTGTHEFVESNRGLWDEWATIHAGSAWYDLESVRGGLCKLRPYEIDEVGDVRGRKLLHLQCQIGTDTVSWARRGAVVTGVDFSSRAVDIATQLAVDAGVDARFMCSDVLDLPQALTGTFDIVYTSRGVLGWLPDLSRWAQVVAHFLAPGGVFYVTDIHPIAEVLDHSATEVRVSRPYFPRAEPIAYRVQGSYADRSAQVVTEVEYLWTHSVAELVTAVAQAGLVIEFFHEFPWLDRPWPFLCQQGEQGWALPPGSDGELPLFMSLRARKPAGDGVPQPHVG; this is encoded by the coding sequence GTGAAGGATACCGGTACGCACGAGTTCGTCGAATCGAACCGGGGATTGTGGGATGAATGGGCCACCATTCACGCCGGTTCCGCTTGGTACGACCTCGAATCGGTGCGCGGCGGTCTGTGTAAGCTGCGGCCGTACGAGATCGACGAGGTGGGCGATGTGCGGGGGCGAAAGCTGCTGCACCTTCAGTGCCAGATCGGCACCGACACGGTCTCGTGGGCGCGGCGGGGCGCTGTGGTCACGGGCGTGGACTTCTCGTCCCGCGCCGTTGACATCGCCACCCAACTCGCTGTCGATGCCGGGGTGGACGCCCGATTCATGTGTTCGGATGTCCTGGACTTACCGCAGGCGCTGACCGGAACCTTCGACATCGTCTACACATCTCGGGGTGTGCTGGGCTGGCTACCGGACCTGTCCCGATGGGCGCAGGTGGTCGCGCATTTCCTCGCGCCCGGTGGCGTCTTCTACGTGACGGACATCCACCCGATCGCCGAGGTGCTGGACCACTCCGCCACCGAGGTTCGCGTGAGCCGGCCCTACTTTCCCCGGGCCGAGCCGATTGCCTACCGGGTGCAGGGCAGCTACGCCGACCGCAGCGCCCAGGTTGTCACCGAGGTCGAGTACCTGTGGACCCACAGCGTCGCGGAACTGGTCACCGCTGTTGCGCAGGCGGGACTCGTGATCGAGTTCTTCCATGAGTTCCCGTGGCTGGATCGACCGTGGCCGTTCCTGTGTCAGCAGGGCGAACAGGGCTGGGCTCTTCCCCCGGGTTCGGACGGAGAGCTGCCGCTGTTCATGTCACTTCGCGCCCGTAAGCCGGCCGGCGACGGCGTGCCCCAGCCGCACGTCGGGTAG
- a CDS encoding FxsA family protein has product MRRGLRFVPLALLLAVLVELAVFLAVGRAVGFGAAVLAVFAASLLGMVLLRREGIRAWRGFQAAAQAGQPPGPRVTDGVVGLIGALLLATPGLLSGVLGVLLLVPPVRRLARSGVRRTAERRVSSMVAGDLFGPRRVRVHRGAPQPQPPSAGPTAADGGQTIEGEIVEPRQG; this is encoded by the coding sequence ATGCGCCGGGGACTGAGGTTCGTACCGTTGGCGTTGCTGCTGGCGGTGTTGGTGGAGCTGGCGGTGTTCCTGGCCGTGGGCCGTGCCGTCGGGTTCGGGGCCGCGGTGCTGGCCGTGTTCGCGGCGTCGCTGCTGGGCATGGTGCTGTTGCGCCGGGAGGGGATTCGCGCGTGGCGGGGCTTCCAGGCCGCCGCACAGGCCGGTCAACCGCCGGGGCCGCGGGTCACCGACGGAGTGGTGGGGTTGATCGGTGCGCTGCTGTTGGCCACACCGGGCCTGCTCAGCGGCGTACTGGGGGTGTTGCTGCTGGTGCCGCCGGTGCGCCGGCTGGCCCGTTCCGGGGTACGGCGCACGGCCGAGCGGCGGGTGTCGTCGATGGTCGCGGGTGACCTGTTCGGGCCACGGAGGGTGCGGGTGCACCGGGGTGCCCCGCAGCCGCAGCCGCCGTCTGCGGGCCCGACCGCCGCCGACGGTGGCCAGACCATCGAGGGTGAGATCGTCGAGCCCCGGCAGGGCTGA
- a CDS encoding dihydrofolate reductase family protein translates to MTSAHRATNSSILSALQELGTTWRWGSPPTLFTISHTPPKPTVPAVLAGSVGGHTPLGLLEHWIDRCRRHRGIVHTQRDLGVNAVAISFEQDGQHVAYAMDRAGVQYLALGRQHASEWHLTSGTDVLAATLLPDLFTERLAELVWRLAGPPPPAPGSRIRDMWPTAGLLDLDEDELHERFAVPPPTEGHTRLVAVASIDGLAAVHGSSTALTSTGDQRVYRLIKRDADLLLLGAATIRAERYGQTILSAPEVARRRANGLPPYPAVAVVTRSLDLDLTGPLFRRGTGRHTPPRPILIVPAAAATDGNTAVAEHAEILVAGEHDVDLTRAVRLLQDRGHRRIVCEGGPSLAGQMAQADLLDEICLTIAPQVLAVAGPRITADSATQPASGEWQLSRSLLDEMGNVFLRYARPS, encoded by the coding sequence ATGACATCAGCTCACCGTGCCACGAATAGTTCGATCTTGTCTGCCCTGCAGGAACTCGGCACCACCTGGCGCTGGGGAAGCCCGCCGACGCTGTTCACGATCAGCCACACGCCGCCAAAACCGACCGTGCCTGCTGTTCTCGCCGGCAGCGTCGGCGGGCACACCCCGCTCGGTCTCCTTGAGCACTGGATCGACCGTTGTCGCCGTCATCGCGGCATCGTCCACACGCAGCGGGACCTGGGGGTCAACGCCGTCGCCATCTCGTTCGAGCAGGACGGCCAGCACGTCGCCTACGCGATGGACCGCGCCGGTGTGCAGTACCTGGCGCTCGGCCGACAACACGCCTCCGAATGGCACCTCACCAGCGGCACGGACGTTCTGGCAGCCACCCTCCTTCCTGATCTCTTCACCGAACGGCTGGCCGAGTTGGTCTGGCGGCTGGCCGGTCCCCCGCCCCCGGCGCCCGGCTCCCGGATCCGTGACATGTGGCCGACAGCCGGGCTGCTCGACCTGGACGAGGACGAACTCCACGAACGCTTCGCCGTGCCGCCCCCGACCGAGGGCCACACACGCCTCGTCGCGGTTGCCAGTATCGACGGTCTTGCCGCGGTGCACGGATCCAGTACCGCACTGACCAGCACGGGCGACCAGCGCGTCTATCGGCTGATCAAGCGTGACGCCGATCTGCTGCTGTTGGGGGCAGCAACGATCCGTGCCGAACGGTACGGGCAGACCATCCTGTCCGCTCCCGAGGTCGCCCGCCGACGCGCGAACGGCCTACCGCCTTATCCGGCCGTCGCGGTAGTCACCCGCAGTCTCGATCTCGACCTGACCGGCCCGTTGTTCCGACGGGGGACGGGACGTCACACTCCGCCCCGGCCGATCCTGATCGTTCCCGCCGCCGCGGCAACCGACGGCAACACGGCCGTGGCCGAGCACGCGGAGATCCTGGTCGCCGGCGAGCACGACGTCGACCTCACCCGGGCGGTCCGGCTGCTTCAGGACAGGGGGCACCGACGCATCGTCTGCGAGGGCGGTCCTTCCCTGGCCGGCCAGATGGCCCAGGCAGACCTGCTTGACGAGATCTGCCTGACCATCGCCCCGCAGGTGCTGGCGGTGGCCGGTCCACGGATCACCGCCGACTCGGCGACGCAGCCAGCGTCCGGCGAATGGCAGCTGAGCCGGTCCCTCCTCGACGAGATGGGGAACGTGTTCCTTCGCTACGCCCGTCCCTCGTAG